Part of the Vigna unguiculata cultivar IT97K-499-35 chromosome 3, ASM411807v1, whole genome shotgun sequence genome, taaattaataaatgaaGATAATTATGTCCAATAAATAGGATGAGAAAATATCTCctcattaataataaataaccataataatatcTCAATAAGTTTTTACTAATtaatcaattttgaaaatataataaataaaactaaattggaccgaaaataaaatataaagatacaaatatattatcccttaaattttaataagtaaaaatgttccgctataaattaataaaaatatattttaaatataatatttaaaatattcatcatCCACAGCTATTATAATAGAGAATCAGTTATTAACTAACATTGTAAAACAATTATAAGGTTAAGTTCTTGTAGATATATTAACTCTACTTGTTTTAAATTCCTGTAAGGTCTTTatagatattgatattttagAATTATCCTTTTATTACGTGtaagtagggatgtcaacggggcgggtagggtacgggtagtaactcccccgtaccctacctgctagataaatatttgttccgtacccgtacccatatccgtcgggtatccgttatgcgggtacccgtctatttttttcatacccgcggatatccacgggtacccacggttatttacaaaattatttaaaaaataaatatttaatcataaattcaaataaaatacatcactgtcataaattttaaataaattttaaactaactcaagtccaaataataataaaaataaatataaaatggcGTTCAACAcgatgaaaattctttaattagtgttttgatcaacaagaccactttctccgattgattcctgaaaaataatcaaataataaacctcaactgtcacgtgccaaatattcttattttgattccatcatttgacaacaagcataccataaacgtcactatctatatatgatttgatgtatatgcccaatttcaaagaaggagaagagaaaaatgttAAGGGATGTACTTGaaagaagacaacgtaccaatacttgaagttggaagaatgaagacagaagacaagatgtgcaacttatagaaaattaagacaaaatgttttttactaatatatatatatatatatatatatatatatatatatgtatatatacatgtgtatatatacatatatatatatatatatatgtatatgtgtatatatacatatatatatatatatgtatatatacatatatatatatatatatatgtatatatacatatatatatatatataagggtatttgtgtgaattaaagtttagcgggtacgggtatctacggatacggatactatgatacccgtatccgtcccgttaacatgcgggtatcaaaaatacccgtacccacggatagcgggtatccatttttaaaatccatttcttatccattgcgggttttatccgcagatacccacgggtacggatatttttgacatccctacgtGTAAGGCTGAAGTGGACGAAAGGAATCTAAGACATGAAGATTTTTCGTACTAAAAAATGTCCAATTACTTCGCTGTtagtttatttcaaataaaatactttacaacgttttcttaaatttttttatactaatatttttatattaacacatcaattttttaaacaatatacaATCAATTTTgcttcaataataattttttaaaatatatatatatatatatatatattaaaacattatatttaatatttttattctgatctaattatatttcaaacaaaatttacttaataatTTGTTTAGGTCTGCTTATTATTCGTGTTTTTACTATGAATAGAActcttttatttaataactttttaagtTGGAAGAACTTGATGTATCATCCCCGAATGTACGCTGTGGGAGATCttcagaaaatatttttgaatattaagatagatgtataaaatttttggaaatattaaatatataaaatatattaaaattaataaaaaatatttttatttatatactaatttatagTAAAAGAAATTGGAGGGAGGGTGAGATCCGTCTGGATCTCTTAAGATCCGTCCCTGAATTTATGGTCTTTTAAGATTTAGTATCTTTTTAGAGAGGTCAtactttttatgtgataataatatatgttgTGTGCAACTTTAATTTCACAAGTACTTTGTGAAAGATTTCTCAAATTAAGGAAATTGTGTGGAAGATCCTTAGTCCCATAAGAAGTAATGATCATCTATATTTGGCAATGAACACATTATTAACTATGTTTAATCAATTTCATCTATTACATAAATATTCTCCATATCAATGATCAACTTGTTAAATTTATCCATCTACTCACTAATTTCCTCCACACTACTCattatatatgattataatGCTTCTTCAAAGTGAGTCAACAAGTAGGATTAGCTCATCACAAGTTTAGCTAAAATTGAGTCAACTCAACTCGATTTACTTTTTGTGAATTAGAAATTGTGACCTGACTCAAACCCTACGTGTTAGTAGATTAGGTGGGTTGACTTACTTAaagatgttttgtttttctaatttattttatatatttatcatagtACAATCAAAGTGAATTAACTCGactcatttagtttttttataggAGTACAATAAAAGTATTCACCTATttcatcaaatattattatagagatcatttgaaaattaaagttttaaccTACATCATatgacaaacaaataaattaaacatcgAAAATATTCTTGAACAATATTCTagtctttaaaaaaatcaatctacataattagaagtaataaataattataataaaaatcttatgaaaaatgcttaaaaatcaataaaagatTATTGTTGGTGGACTAATTAAACTATTAAGACAATGATTTTTTGGTTTTAGGTcacaatttttcattattaaagcCAAAAATGGTGTAGTGACATTTAAAAGAATTGATCTTTTTTCAAACCAACACAACTTGAATCTATGGTGAATCTGGTTGACTTGTAGGTTTAAACCTATTTTTACATCTCTCTAAATATCAAATTTGACGACTCATAGTCAGTCTCACAACTAACTCTTATTCAAAGTACAcctcaaatattaattaaaatttatgatacaTAAGGTCATATTTATAAAGCATAGAGCAATCCTTACACATACATAGACTAATGAGGTGaatattaaatgatattatGAATGACAtttattgatttcattaaaagtGTTGGATAAGGAAGTGATCATGATCTCTGATAACTTCcaagtcatcatcatcacctACAACAACCAAAAGATTGTTTCTGTTAGGGGTGAGCAGAAAAGCTCAACCTGTCCAAAACCATTTAatccaattgaaaaattatgCTTGCAGGTCAGGTTAAATGAATATGGGTTAGTTAGATAAAAATTTACGGGTTAATATGGGTGTAAACGGTCGGGTACGAATTTTAATTAGAAACTCATGGATATCCAACCCGATCCGTAAAGGAACATAAAATCCAAAGTTTAGGGTTTTGCTATCACCCTTTTGTCTTCtattagattaaaaaatctTAGATTCTCTCTCCAACGACTTCCTCTGCGGTTATTTTCTCTTCGACTACTTCGTCTCCCGCTGCCATTTCTCTGCACCACCATGAGCAACTCTGCAACTACTGCGACGGTCTCCAGGACGCGCAACGAATCATAACCATCACGTCAGCTACGGGTGTTCACCGAAGCTCCACCGTACAATCCAAACAACAAGCATGACTTCACTAAAGCAAATCCACCATGAATAGCAACATAAACACAAAACGACATTCACCACGAGCCGCCGCGAGTTCAGATCTAAGAAACATTCTTCGCTAGAAACTGTGAGCCACCGCAACTTCATGCACCCACCAAAAGCAATCACCTTTATTATCTTGTTGGTGtcgtttttttttcaaatatagcGTATGGTGttctttggttttcttttttttgattAATCTGAACCTGATCATAAAAAGTTCTCAACTTTATTATTGAGAATCAATTTTAGTCTTCTAAAAGTGCTTTCTATTTTGGAGTAGATGTAGATTTGTTGTTCTTGCTGTCCGATTTTGCTGGGAGTTTCaagtttcatttttgtttttttagatgTTTCATGGTTTCTTGTaactattttttgaaaattattattctgCTTTTGCTAGATAAATTTCatctctttaattttaaaacttgaatGAACCCACCCGAACGAATGCATATTCATATTTAACCGGCATTTTAATCGGTCAGAAtggattttaaaatatgaaaaatggatTATGTCGGATCGGACAGGTTGGACCCGAGTCTAATCTGACCCGTTCGTTGCTCACCCCTAGTTTCTGTCACCACAATTGAGATGAAAAACGGTCATTATCCATGAAAAACGGTCATTATCCGACATGTTTTCAATGACAACAATAAAAATCATTTGTCGTTttaaattaactataatattacttttatattaacCATAAAAATGTTACATTTCAAACATGTGGAGATAATAAAAAAGAGGAAGTAATACAACAAAATTGATATCAATCATCCcgttaatgaaaaaattaaaataaaaaaggtctcaaatgaaaaatataaaaaatttgaatgctgaaagacaaaagaaatttaataaagactcagttaaaaatatttaaatttatgataattttgaaatttaattaattttatagtatgtgtaaaaatatgttaaaaagaataaaataaaataaaattgaggaGGTTTTTCTATTCTTATTTCGCCTCTTTCCATAACTACTGTACGTTAAGTTATAAACTCtttaaatttctataaaaaaacgTATGATTAATTGgtcttatttaatttattaagtcTCTTCTAAGAACTCACTAATTACGGTTAgtgttttctctttcttttatttattctctttatgttatttttatcttcCATTTATTGAACACAAAGTTGGAAGAAGAGACCCATAGTTTTATTTATCAGCGAGACCCGCAGCGTTTGATTCATCATCTTCATATTCTGTGGCTTCCTCTTTTCAAACAACTGAAGTATTGAACTACGGAGTCTCCGAATCCATCAACGACAACCATGTCTACAATCATACCCTTCATCTCAATCTTTCTGCTGCACGTTGTAATGGCAGTTTCAGACACCATTCCCCAATGTCTCTCTCTGCATTCTGACCCCTCCCATCCAATCTCTGCAGTAACCTATTTCCCCAACAACTCCTCATACCCTCCCACATTGAACGCCAACATCAGAAACCTCCGATTCAGTTCCCCCACAACTCCAAAACCATCCTTCATTGTGGCACCAAACCACGTTTCCCACATCCAAGCCTCCATCATCTGCTGCAAAAAGTTCGGTCTTGAGATGAGAATAAGAAGTGGGGGGCATGACTACGATGGCCTTTCGTACGTGGCAAAAGCCCCATTTGCCATTTTGGACATGTCCATGTTGAGATCAGTGAAGGTTAACGTGCAGGACCAGACTGTGTGGGTTGACTCGGGGTCAACGATTGGTGAACTTTATTACGGGATTGCTGAGAAGAGCAAGATCCTAGGTTTCCCAGCTGGGGTGTGTCACACTGTTGGTGTTGGAGGGCACTTCAGTGGAGGAGGGTATGGGAATATGATGAGAAGGTTTGGTATCTCTGTGGATCATATTTTGGATGCCCAAATAGTGGATGCTGAAGGGAGAGTCTTGGACAGAAAAGGAATGGGGGAGGATCTTTTCTGGGCCATTAGAGGAGGTGGGGGAGCAAGCTTTGGGGTCATTGTTTCATGGAAAATCAAGTTGGTTCCTGTGCCTAAGGTTGTAACAGTTTTCAGAATTGAGAAAACATTGGAACAAGGTGCCGGTGATATTGTTCATCAGTGGCAGTATGTTGCTAATAAAATACATGATGGCTTGTTTATAAGAGTGGTTCTTAGCCCTGTGACAAGAATGGGTAAGAAGACGATAAGGGCCAAGTTCAACGCTTTGTTTCTCGGAGATGCACAAGAACTGGTTCATGTGATGAACGAGAGCTTCCCTCAACTTGGTTTGGTTGGTGAACAGTGCATTCCAATGAGTTGGATCGATTCCGTGTTGTTCTGGGATAATTTTCCAGTGGGGACTTCGGCTAAAGCTTTGCTTGAAAGGCATGGTACACCAGAGAAATTCCTGAAGAAGAAATCAGATTACGTGCAGAAACCCATTTCCAAAGCTGATCTTGAAGGTAtatggaagaagatgatggaacTAGAAAAGCCTGTTCTCACATTCAACCCCTATGGCGGGAAAATGAGTGAGATTTCTGAGAAGGAAACACCATTTCCGCACAGGGGTGGTAACCTATATAAAATTCAGTACTCAGTGATTTGGAAAGAGAAGGGTGAAGATGTTGCTAATCGATATTTACATTCGATTCGAAGCCTGTATGATTACATGAGCCCTTATGTGTCAAGTTCACCTAGGAGTTCATATTTGAACTATAGAGATGTTGATATAGGTGTTAATGGACCTGGAAATGGTACTTATGCAGAGGCTAGTGTTTGGGGTAAGAAGTATTTCAAAACAAACTTTGATAGGCTGGTAAAGATAAAGAGCAAGGTAGATCCAAGCAATTTTTTCAGATATGAACAGAGCATTCCGTCACTTGCATCTGCTCATACTATAGTGTCAGAATAGAACAAGCCTTGAAGACTTAACGAGGTATAAAATAAAAGGTCAAATTGAGGACGAAATGTATCTATGAGTAATTAGAAAACCAGTTTAGACTTATATTTTGCCATACAATTTGATTAgtttggaaattattttttatatgaaatagtATTTCACCTGTTCAGGActcttattctattttatttaaatttttatcagcACTTTCATTGTTCAATTGTATGCTTTGGTTACTAGGTTTTTCTTATTtgagttaaatattatataaagggGTAAATGATGCGTTTTGTTAATATTTAGATGAACAACGTTTGCAATTAGTTTAAAAGCTTAATTTATTGAATGAATGAAGTAACTGGGTTATATAAAAAGCCAATCAATCTAACAGAAAATTGCCCATGCTTTAATCAGGGCTGCAATGAAGAAAATAACAAccaaatgagaaatatttgctcctaaataataagaataagtgGTCCCTCAATGTATTAGTTCCATTTCTCGGTTAAGAGAAAACCCGAAGCAAAAGAGTGTTATAGACTTCGGTTCACTAAAAATCGGTGTCAAAAGCTATTATATGTTTCGGTTCTagagacccgaagccaaaaacttggccacatattttgaaagtgttaCTGGTTGTTAtgtttttggcctcgggtggtaCTCAACCGGTACCAAATagggttatatgcctcggtttatAATTGAACTCAGACCATTGAGTTTATTTAGGGCTCAAATTCGTGAACTCCCTTTCTCTCCTTCTTCCCCGCGTCATCTCTCTGCAACAACAACGATCTTCTCTCTTTGTTGCCACCACACCTTTCAGCCATCGTCGTTGTGTCGCCTCCGGTGGTGCTGCACCTCCATTTCCTGCAGCTCCATTTCGTGCACGGTGCAACTCTCTCGTCTCTCTCCCTGCTGCACATCCACCGTCACTACACCACGCTCCTCCGGCCACCGCCGCGGCGTCGCCTCCGTTGGTGTTGCACCTCCATTTCGTGCACGGCCATTTCGTGCACCTCCTTCTCCGTTTTACAGCAACTGTCGCGCCGCCATTCCTCCAAGGTAAGTTTCCAACgcgtttttgtttcattttccgttttgtatatattaattttcaattttggtTATTGCGAGTATTGATTTGCATTGGGATTGAAATTGTTTGGAGTGTTTTGAGTAATTTTGTGAGAGAATTGGGTCTCAATTTAAGAGCATTGCGTCTGAAATTTAGAGCATTGAGTCagaatttaagaaaattgtaacaacactataattaaataggaaatatattttgttaaggtttttggttgattttgctttttttgttacttatgaccttctcttgtgttttttattgtctCTTGTAGCTCTCGAACGTGTTGTATTGCATCGTCTTCCATTGTCATTCGCTTTTTACGCTCCaggttcctaattctaatattttcctatgatTTTGTAGTTTGTTATGTAGTagttttatatgttatatatgtggttaattatttgtttaaatatgttgttTACTTTTCTTATAGTGTGAGTTAACCTTAGTTTCCcatttgagattcaatacgaaaattatgtattgtccacgagttttcattttgaagaagctacatttttttttaaattaatataaagggatacaatactaataatctaaatgtattgaatcttgaattatTCGATTGGacaatttaagaagattaatcattttctagtagtttattagtgcatatatatatatatatatatatatatatatatatatatgtatatgtatatgtacgTATACATATACGTacgtatatatgtatatacgtacgtatatatgtatatatatatacatacatatatatatatatatatatattaaaatacatatcttaaaattcatgaatatttgtcaattgtgttttgtattgatcttcgggtgcatatttgattgttgttgataatcactttcatttcgtgtatcctgaaggccaatgcgaaatgctgacaaaatttcgtgaaatttaagatatgtattttaaaagtaatatgtaccaataaaataaagaaagtgaatcttcttgaatgggatagggtcacaccttgattacgacgCGAGCATtaattcaaagattactgaaattgttcacgcaatttcagtaTATATACGTATGGAttgagattggattaatttaccacgtatcAACGTTGAATATGAGAagggagtagaagaatttataaaatttttgcgcaacgttatgagggtagaagtgatgatgaggtgaagtttaTACGTCCTTGTGTCAATTGTTTGAATgggagaaaattgaatgcaattCAAGTTAGggacatcttatttgtgatggtttccttagagtttagggtttaaggtttaggaTTCTCATGCCGTTTGCTTTAGTTCATGTGCCAACATATGAGGTATATACTGCGGCATAAACATTCCAATGTTTCCTCGCTTGGCCTAGAGATTTAGTTGATTCTAACCCCTCGGTTCTGAAACCCACcatatactaaatttttaagtttacatgtttattatattaaaacttaaattatattccattttaactgaaattgcatcaatataggaaaatcCTCAACCAAAGAAGATTCTTATCTCTTTGGACGATTCTCTTGGTACATTGTTCCAACTTGTAGAAATCATAGATGATAAGCCAATGCAgcttgggatgctaacatttttgggagagaccTTGAGATCCCACTTTATTTGCATTCCCAtgatgtcttggagcttgcacggaGACAAGAggaattaaatattactattatttagtTATGGCTGATGTAATTCTTtcagtcattatatatagttatttgatatatttatctatttacttatatcaaatcaattttatgtttaggtATTTGTCTGCTAtcactgaaactatggggctgaataatctatatgggtttataaacccccaactcactcattaaggcaacaagtttgatgacacccaagcatatgtgaccaaatgctttcaatgtggaaaagaaatttattttgtcccttatgttgctgggtaaatcatttttgttaacatcTAAATATAATctgtcattttaatgcataacaataaatttatttccttcttaagcgtcattggcagttacttgtgATTTCCCTAATGGAGAATCTtgttgtgtggttttgctctttgcaccgccctccccccaaccatcttagattGATAAGAAACCTCAatctcaatcttatgaatatgacatgttatataaaagtatcctaacttattccctttatcatagttcaattgtttgacataacatgttgttagggagatcaacgacTAAGGCAAAATGTCTTGCATGGTATTCCCTTCaagtttgatatttctatccatatatttataattgtttgatttgattttcttccttaattaattttaatgttgttgatataatgtagtgtaatagaccaaccggctcatatgagtgtgattactatataatgcaatgaaTGACAACCATTGTGCatgctcgtattacaactaattggaaaacgataatatatatttgacttAAAACAAATACTTTGCAATATACTAAAGTTTGGTATACTAAAGTTGTCtttctatatactaacttaagttaatgtcttattttgcagaCATTCAAGAGTTATGCGCCAATTCCCGCAaagtccataaagtttggtaggataacatgtgtaaaattcataatttagaTGTACAATAGTATTCATTAGGATATACATATTTAGATTGTGGATATtccaattatcttttaaatgtatttggattgtggatgtttgataaaatattatgttcTGGTTTGTGCTGgtctgtaaaaaaaatatacatgttTAAATGTGAGAATCacaataaaacagaaaatttatttaaaaataataatagaataggcctcggttcttaccaaaaccgaagcaaaaaggtggtctatggcttcggttcttaccataaccgaggccaaaggctctgtgaattttttaattaattaaaaatgttatgaaCCTATGACTTCGGTTCTCGCAGACTCGAGGCAAAAAAGTGCCTCTATGGCTCCAATCCCTCTACAATCGAGGCAGAAAAGTGCCTTTATGGCCTTGAATGATAACAGAGGCCAAAAAGCACCCCTTTTGACCTTGTCCCAATATGTCTCGGTTATAAAATCGAGgcagaataacaaaaataaccggagtcaaaagcccttactgcactaaTATTCCCTAATTTGCTAATTCTcgaagaaaatgaaattgaacaTGGATGTGCTTACTTTTCCATGTATAATGggattttttaacaatttaatagTTGAACTGTTATCATACCGTATGATAcatttttcttgctttattcCCATCTTTTCAAGAACACGTATCATCCAAATGTTGTGAGCTGCACAAGCTGCTGTAGAAATAAATTCTACCTCTGTGGTGGATAACGATACAACTGGTTGTGTTTTAGAACTCCAAGGATCTACCGCATTTGGTATTTTAAAGACATTCGAGGTGCTCTTTCGACCCTCAATGTCTCCAACATAATCATTATCACAATAAACAATCAAATTCTTCCCTACTTCACGTGTATAGAACAACCCCATGTAAGTAGTTCCGTTCATGTAGCGTAGAATCTTTTTACAACTTGTTGATGCATTACTATTGGAGCCTCCCTGAAATGAGCAACTTGTTTTGTTTCATTGAATTCTAAATATGAGttgatttcaaaataaaactataaagattttctattaaataagattttcaattttattcgaGCAAACCTAATTTTTCTAACTACAAGCAAGCCAAACACACACTTAGTAGTTTAGTTCACTGTTAATGAgcataaattgtttttttttaagccACGAGTAAAATATAGTgcaaaatatgtaaaacatcTTCCATTAACAAATACATATACCTTTTTGGTTCAAGTACTCGAGCTTTATAATCAGGTTACTTCTACTGAAATCACTATgctaattttataaacaaatggAAATCCAAGGACAAAAAGCAAAAGGTAAAAGCTGTTTGCAATGCTCCCTATTTTGAATTCCATTTTCCAAATCAGCTACTCTTTATAACATGCTACATTGTTAGAAACCATCATAGAAGCACCTACGGAGAAATAGGGTACAACCACAGGCATAGCATATGTTCTGAAGTCTTGATTCAGTACTGAATGAGGGGCAAGAAGAATATCACTAAAGACTAAGCTTTGTTCAGcgactaaattttaaaaattaatttacacaccattttttttagttattaataaaaaatattttagttattaataattttaaattaataaattgatatttaaattaatcacttATATGGATTTTTTTACGGTAAACATATCTTTGGTTGAGATGATTATAATGTCTTTGACACCCAAAGCAATGTCAAGAATCACAGCAGTACTATTAATCATAATTTGCTGTTTGTTGTGCCCAATTAGGAAGTTCCATAGTTTCTATATTTAAAATCTAtctgataaattaaaaaatatgcaaaatcTTAGTGCAAAATCTCAGTTTTGCTCCTTTCTTTTACCTCTTTCATGCTCTGTTCTTGTTTTAAAAGACCGCACTCCCTTATTACTCACACCATAACGTGTTTTCAAGCGCAAGCTTCTAAATACATTCAGAAATTTGTATTTTCAAGTACAATggaaaaacattattaatttatcaaGAACGTAAGTAGCGGTATTAATAACTGAATTTTTGGTGTCATTCATATCCCGGTTTCAGTGGTCTGTTATCAAGTTTGTATTTTCAACAAGTCATTTTGAAATTTCGCATGAAAATAAGAATATGAAAGAAGTAATTGAATCATGAAAAACAAGCCAAGATATCCTCCTTTAACAGACATAATCAATGTAAGAAAAACAGAGA contains:
- the LOC114179694 gene encoding berberine bridge enzyme-like 8 — translated: MSTIIPFISIFLLHVVMAVSDTIPQCLSLHSDPSHPISAVTYFPNNSSYPPTLNANIRNLRFSSPTTPKPSFIVAPNHVSHIQASIICCKKFGLEMRIRSGGHDYDGLSYVAKAPFAILDMSMLRSVKVNVQDQTVWVDSGSTIGELYYGIAEKSKILGFPAGVCHTVGVGGHFSGGGYGNMMRRFGISVDHILDAQIVDAEGRVLDRKGMGEDLFWAIRGGGGASFGVIVSWKIKLVPVPKVVTVFRIEKTLEQGAGDIVHQWQYVANKIHDGLFIRVVLSPVTRMGKKTIRAKFNALFLGDAQELVHVMNESFPQLGLVGEQCIPMSWIDSVLFWDNFPVGTSAKALLERHGTPEKFLKKKSDYVQKPISKADLEGIWKKMMELEKPVLTFNPYGGKMSEISEKETPFPHRGGNLYKIQYSVIWKEKGEDVANRYLHSIRSLYDYMSPYVSSSPRSSYLNYRDVDIGVNGPGNGTYAEASVWGKKYFKTNFDRLVKIKSKVDPSNFFRYEQSIPSLASAHTIVSE